In one window of Thermotoga sp. Mc24 DNA:
- a CDS encoding DUF1015 domain-containing protein: MEIKPFRGFRPREEIAEKFVAKPYDVVSFLEAKETIKKNPLSFLRVTRVEAETHEIEMDPTPEDMEKARINLEKFIEDGILIQEEKEAFYIYRQRMGDHTQTGIVALFPVEEYKKGRIKKHELTRKKKEEERVQHILKTRAHTGQVFLFYRAFEEFDRKLSEIADSQEPVYRIRDDLDVIHEFFVVKNENEVNEIKKLFERVEELYIADGHHRAAAAARVSDILDEKIGKGPHNYFMATAFPHNQLRIFDYNRVVKSQLTPEELLEKLQEKFETYRSYKVPARPSREHEITMYVGNRKWYVLIPKRVPEEIVESLDVNILQREVLEPIFGISNPREDERIDFVGGIKGLCELERMVDKGEFDVAFAMYPVNIETLMKVSDEGKIMPPKSTWFEPKLLSGLVVHVFG, translated from the coding sequence ATGGAGATCAAACCCTTCAGAGGATTCAGACCCAGGGAAGAGATAGCCGAAAAATTCGTGGCCAAACCCTACGATGTGGTTTCCTTTCTTGAAGCCAAAGAAACGATAAAGAAAAACCCACTCAGCTTTCTCAGAGTAACTCGCGTTGAAGCAGAAACACACGAAATAGAGATGGATCCTACACCCGAAGACATGGAGAAAGCCAGGATAAATCTTGAAAAGTTCATAGAGGATGGCATCCTTATTCAAGAAGAAAAAGAAGCGTTCTACATTTACCGTCAGAGGATGGGCGACCACACACAAACAGGAATAGTAGCGCTCTTTCCTGTGGAGGAGTACAAAAAGGGTAGAATAAAGAAACACGAGCTTACCCGAAAAAAGAAAGAAGAGGAAAGAGTTCAACACATTCTGAAAACACGTGCACACACAGGACAGGTCTTTCTTTTCTACAGAGCCTTTGAAGAATTCGATAGAAAACTCTCCGAAATTGCTGATTCTCAGGAGCCTGTCTATAGAATACGCGATGATCTCGATGTCATCCATGAGTTTTTCGTTGTCAAGAATGAAAACGAAGTGAATGAAATAAAGAAGCTCTTTGAGAGAGTGGAGGAACTCTACATAGCGGATGGTCACCACAGGGCAGCGGCTGCAGCCAGGGTCAGCGACATACTGGACGAGAAGATAGGAAAAGGACCTCACAATTACTTCATGGCCACAGCGTTCCCCCACAACCAGCTCAGAATATTCGACTACAACAGAGTGGTGAAATCTCAACTCACGCCAGAGGAATTACTCGAAAAACTCCAGGAAAAATTCGAAACGTACAGATCCTACAAGGTACCTGCAAGACCATCCAGAGAACACGAAATAACCATGTACGTGGGCAACAGAAAATGGTACGTCCTGATTCCAAAAAGAGTGCCGGAGGAAATCGTTGAGAGCCTCGATGTGAACATTCTTCAGCGTGAGGTTCTGGAACCCATCTTCGGTATTTCCAATCCTCGCGAAGATGAGAGAATAGACTTCGTTGGTGGAATAAAGGGCCTGTGCGAACTGGAAAGAATGGTGGACAAGGGAGAGTTCGATGTGGCCTTCGCGATGTATCCGGTGAACATAGAAACGCTTATGAAAGTCTCAGATGAAGGAAAGATCATGCCGCCGAAATCAACATGGTTTGAGCCAAAACTTTTGAGTGGTTTGGTAGTGCACGTGTTCGGCTGA
- a CDS encoding nucleotidyltransferase has translation MRVLGVVVEYNPFHNGHLYHLTSAKDLVKPDYTIAVMSGNFCQRGEPAVIDKFARAEIALRMGIDVVLELPVVFATQDAGGFAFGAVSVLDATGVVTDVVFGSESNDIGFLQRVAQILYEQPDEYQKFLHEELKKGYSFPNARKYALMRYFSMKGWNEEEVLRLEKSNDILGVEYIHSALKIGSNIRFHTIKRVGAEEKDTSFRGRFSSATAIRNLIREERWEEVRDSLPEDSFEILMREINEGRGPVFLENMGDFLLSFFRLKNMEFFERIHGFSEGLEKRFHICARQTGSYQDFLECVKAKRFTFSRIRRLALFSVFEVNKEFVEKSNAKGPQYIRILGFTEKGRKILSLMRKKAKLPIVTNMSLYRKVLEKTDLPVDKQLFFEQIDLDVRTTNFYSMFFPAVEQRCGERDFSIHPIFLRTET, from the coding sequence CTGAGGGTTCTCGGCGTTGTTGTGGAGTACAATCCGTTCCACAACGGACATCTCTATCATCTGACTTCGGCCAAAGATCTCGTGAAGCCGGACTACACGATCGCTGTGATGAGCGGTAATTTCTGCCAGAGAGGTGAACCAGCCGTCATAGATAAATTCGCGCGGGCAGAGATCGCTCTCAGAATGGGAATAGATGTTGTTCTGGAACTACCCGTTGTTTTTGCCACACAGGATGCCGGAGGATTTGCTTTCGGTGCGGTGAGCGTGTTGGATGCAACGGGTGTTGTCACAGATGTGGTCTTTGGAAGCGAATCAAACGACATCGGGTTTCTTCAAAGAGTGGCGCAAATTCTTTACGAGCAACCCGACGAATACCAGAAGTTTTTGCATGAAGAGTTGAAAAAAGGCTACTCTTTCCCCAATGCCAGGAAGTACGCTCTGATGAGGTATTTTTCCATGAAAGGTTGGAACGAGGAAGAAGTCCTGAGACTCGAAAAGTCGAACGATATCTTAGGGGTGGAGTACATTCATTCTGCTCTGAAGATAGGTTCTAACATCAGATTCCACACGATAAAAAGGGTAGGAGCGGAGGAGAAAGACACCAGCTTCAGGGGACGATTCTCCAGTGCAACGGCGATAAGAAACCTTATAAGAGAAGAAAGGTGGGAAGAAGTGAGAGATTCTCTTCCAGAAGATTCTTTTGAGATCCTCATGAGGGAGATAAACGAAGGGCGTGGACCCGTTTTCCTCGAGAACATGGGAGATTTTCTCCTTTCATTTTTCAGACTGAAAAACATGGAGTTCTTCGAGAGAATCCATGGTTTTTCCGAGGGACTCGAAAAGAGGTTTCACATCTGTGCCAGACAAACAGGATCTTACCAAGATTTTCTGGAGTGTGTCAAAGCCAAGCGTTTCACCTTTTCTCGAATAAGAAGACTCGCTCTCTTTTCGGTGTTCGAGGTGAACAAAGAATTCGTTGAAAAAAGCAACGCAAAGGGGCCTCAGTACATCAGGATCCTTGGATTCACAGAGAAGGGAAGGAAAATCCTTTCTCTCATGAGAAAGAAGGCAAAACTTCCGATCGTAACGAACATGTCCCTCTACAGGAAAGTTCTGGAGAAAACAGACCTACCAGTTGATAAACAACTCTTTTTTGAACAGATCGATCTCGACGTGAGGACGACGAACTTCTACTCGATGTTCTTTCCAGCGGTGGAACAGCGCTGTGGAGAACGAGACTTTTCCATTCATCCCATCTTTCTGAGAACGGAGACATAG
- a CDS encoding DUF1893 domain-containing protein, with product MEETLLKTALKIFEEKKLSLLVYNGRTIFESKGSGLKPLIELYRSFDNLEGSLVIDKMVGKAAVSFLLKMRPDHIHAKIISEPALKLLNGYGQSFSYDKKIPFVLARNGKSMCPFEKLVLEMDNPEEIIRIVLSKFTSL from the coding sequence ATGGAGGAAACTCTTTTGAAGACAGCTTTGAAAATCTTTGAGGAGAAGAAGCTGAGTTTGCTGGTTTATAACGGTCGGACGATCTTCGAAAGCAAAGGCAGTGGTCTAAAACCATTGATAGAACTCTACCGAAGCTTCGATAATCTGGAAGGAAGTCTGGTGATCGACAAGATGGTTGGAAAGGCTGCAGTTTCTTTTCTGTTGAAAATGAGACCCGACCACATCCACGCAAAAATTATAAGTGAGCCGGCTTTAAAATTACTGAATGGATACGGACAGTCTTTCAGCTACGATAAAAAGATACCTTTTGTCCTCGCAAGAAATGGCAAAAGTATGTGCCCATTCGAAAAACTGGTTCTGGAGATGGACAACCCGGAGGAAATCATAAGGATTGTTCTTTCAAAATTCACGTCACTTTAA
- a CDS encoding Fur family transcriptional regulator: protein MTTEEIIERLKSKKVKLTTQRMEIIKFVSEMKEGHFEAKELFAILSKKVPSLSIATLYSVLYLLTDFGVVYAFSDGQKTVFDFNPEPHGHFVCKECGKIEDVEIKELKLGEIKGKREKIELVIKGVCEECLKKVKD, encoded by the coding sequence ATGACCACAGAAGAGATAATTGAACGTTTGAAATCGAAAAAGGTAAAACTCACAACCCAGAGGATGGAAATTATAAAATTCGTATCCGAAATGAAGGAAGGCCATTTTGAGGCAAAGGAGCTTTTTGCCATCCTGTCAAAGAAAGTTCCTTCGCTTTCCATAGCCACTCTTTACAGTGTTCTTTACCTTCTAACGGATTTTGGTGTTGTTTATGCCTTCAGTGATGGTCAGAAAACGGTCTTCGATTTCAATCCGGAGCCACATGGGCACTTCGTTTGCAAAGAATGCGGAAAGATTGAAGACGTAGAAATAAAGGAACTGAAACTTGGAGAGATAAAAGGCAAAAGAGAAAAAATCGAACTGGTGATAAAAGGTGTCTGTGAGGAGTGTTTGAAGAAGGTGAAAGATTGA
- a CDS encoding HD family phosphohydrolase encodes MNRKRFLLVTITVILSLMLVHVRTGIRPLNFTFEALVALVVWFALVEMSTRYYRKYWLSEVFTYTHLALILLGASFIGFSFPEIGPFVTPVYIPVALIELVFFSPEIAITSGFLMALLALYRWSYDIFLLLPFISTTFVAAVTLSKANRRLDVVKSSAFTSLALMGTSLFMKFGLKIEYTPYDLVAAILNPIFSGILVLGILPYVEYTSRLYSNLGLVEFGNLNHPLLKMLSIKAPGTYYHSVIVANLAETAAEKIGANPILARIGAYYHDIGKMKRPHFFTENIRDGKNPHEDITPSLSHLVLNEHVKYGVELARKYRLPLLVEFIIPQHHGTRSQKYFYYKAKQQFEDIPEEEFRYPGPKPQFREAAIIMLADSVEAASRSLKSPSVSQIKECVEDVISSIFFERQLDESGITLSELEEISDAFLQVLVNLFSSRIEYPEEEKIQKVVKINDKNTG; translated from the coding sequence ATGAATCGAAAGCGTTTCCTCCTGGTAACGATTACAGTGATTCTTTCTCTGATGCTGGTGCACGTTCGTACAGGAATCCGACCTTTGAATTTCACCTTTGAGGCACTGGTCGCCCTCGTTGTCTGGTTCGCTCTGGTGGAGATGAGCACCAGATATTACAGAAAGTACTGGCTCAGTGAAGTGTTCACCTATACTCATCTGGCTCTGATCCTGCTCGGAGCTTCTTTCATTGGATTTTCTTTCCCGGAGATAGGCCCTTTCGTGACACCTGTATACATACCGGTTGCCCTCATAGAACTCGTGTTCTTTTCCCCAGAAATAGCCATAACAAGTGGATTTTTGATGGCTTTGCTTGCTCTGTATCGATGGAGTTACGATATCTTTCTTCTTCTGCCGTTCATTTCAACAACCTTTGTTGCGGCAGTGACTCTCTCCAAAGCGAACAGAAGACTGGATGTGGTGAAATCTTCTGCCTTTACATCTCTTGCTCTTATGGGAACATCTCTGTTCATGAAGTTTGGACTGAAAATCGAGTACACGCCGTACGACCTGGTAGCTGCTATTTTGAATCCGATCTTTTCAGGTATTCTGGTTCTTGGAATACTGCCTTACGTGGAATACACAAGTCGCCTTTACTCGAATCTTGGGCTCGTAGAGTTTGGAAATCTGAACCATCCGTTGCTCAAGATGCTTTCCATTAAAGCTCCAGGAACTTATTATCACAGTGTGATCGTCGCAAACTTAGCAGAAACTGCAGCGGAGAAAATAGGCGCAAACCCCATTCTGGCAAGAATAGGAGCTTACTATCACGATATAGGGAAGATGAAACGCCCTCACTTCTTCACTGAAAACATTAGAGACGGTAAAAATCCCCACGAAGACATAACCCCCTCTCTCAGCCACCTCGTTTTGAACGAGCACGTGAAGTACGGTGTGGAACTTGCAAGAAAATACCGACTCCCCCTCCTCGTTGAATTCATAATTCCCCAGCATCACGGTACAAGATCGCAGAAGTATTTCTACTACAAGGCGAAACAACAGTTTGAGGACATTCCCGAAGAGGAATTCCGCTATCCGGGCCCCAAGCCACAGTTCAGAGAAGCAGCCATTATCATGCTCGCCGACTCCGTGGAAGCCGCTTCAAGAAGCTTGAAATCACCCTCTGTTTCTCAGATCAAGGAATGTGTCGAAGATGTCATATCTTCCATATTCTTTGAGAGGCAACTCGATGAGTCAGGCATCACTCTGAGTGAGCTCGAAGAGATTTCCGACGCGTTCCTTCAGGTTCTCGTGAACCTGTTCAGTTCCAGAATTGAATACCCCGAGGAAGAAAAAATTCAGAAGGTGGTAAAGATAAATGATAAGAATACTGGGTGA
- a CDS encoding 16S rRNA (cytosine(967)-C(5))-methyltransferase has protein sequence MKTNVRLLAYRLLRKYEKEKFILREDVDSVLSFLDDKDRRFFKELVWGVVRKEELLDWYINQLLKKKDIPPAVRVALRMGAYQLLFMNSVPDYAAVSETVKLVKSENFKKLVNAVLRRLRTVPEPKELHLIYSHPEWIVNYWRSFLPEEAVLRIMKWNQEPLPVMLRVNSLATTKEEVIKILAEEGTEAVPGKHAPFSLVVRKLGISMNDSRVIKDGLASVQGESSQLVPFFMELKPGLRVLDTCAAPGGKTTAIAELVKDQGKILAVDISREKTQLVEKHAKRLKLSSIETKIADAERLTEYVQDTFDRILVDAPCTSLGTARNHPEVLRRVNKEDFKKFSEIQLRMVQQAWQLLEKGGILLYSTCTVTKEENTEVVKRFVSERKDVEVIDTRDKMKEFEVEGIWDGYGFLMLPDETIIPFYVSVLRKMG, from the coding sequence ATGAAAACAAACGTAAGACTGCTCGCCTACAGACTTCTGAGAAAGTACGAGAAGGAAAAATTCATATTGAGAGAGGACGTGGACAGCGTCCTCTCTTTTTTGGACGATAAAGATAGAAGATTCTTCAAAGAACTCGTGTGGGGAGTTGTGAGGAAAGAAGAGCTTCTGGACTGGTACATAAACCAACTTCTGAAGAAAAAAGACATCCCACCCGCTGTCAGGGTTGCGTTGAGGATGGGGGCTTATCAGCTCCTCTTCATGAACAGTGTTCCAGATTACGCGGCGGTCAGCGAAACTGTGAAACTGGTGAAGAGCGAAAACTTCAAAAAACTGGTGAACGCCGTGCTGAGGAGATTGAGAACTGTTCCCGAACCAAAAGAGCTTCACCTCATCTACTCACATCCGGAGTGGATCGTGAACTACTGGAGATCTTTTCTTCCCGAAGAGGCAGTTTTGAGAATTATGAAGTGGAACCAGGAACCTCTCCCTGTCATGCTCCGCGTGAATTCACTTGCAACCACTAAAGAGGAAGTCATCAAAATTCTCGCCGAAGAGGGCACGGAGGCAGTTCCGGGGAAACACGCCCCGTTTTCTCTGGTTGTAAGGAAACTCGGAATTTCGATGAACGACTCCAGAGTGATAAAGGATGGACTCGCAAGTGTTCAGGGAGAGTCTTCACAACTTGTGCCCTTTTTCATGGAACTGAAACCCGGACTGAGAGTACTGGACACCTGCGCGGCACCGGGTGGCAAGACCACCGCTATCGCCGAATTGGTGAAAGACCAGGGAAAGATACTGGCCGTTGATATAAGCAGAGAGAAGACACAGCTTGTCGAAAAACACGCGAAACGCCTGAAACTCTCTTCGATAGAGACAAAAATCGCCGATGCCGAAAGACTCACAGAGTACGTACAGGACACATTCGACAGGATTCTGGTGGACGCTCCCTGTACTTCGCTGGGTACGGCAAGAAACCATCCGGAGGTTTTGAGGAGAGTGAACAAAGAGGATTTCAAGAAGTTCTCAGAAATTCAGCTGAGGATGGTACAGCAGGCCTGGCAGCTTCTGGAAAAGGGTGGTATCCTCCTCTACAGCACCTGTACTGTGACGAAAGAAGAAAACACCGAAGTGGTGAAAAGATTCGTCTCCGAGAGGAAAGACGTTGAAGTGATCGATACCAGAGACAAAATGAAAGAATTCGAAGTGGAAGGAATCTGGGATGGTTACGGCTTTCTGATGCTTCCTGACGAGACGATAATTCCCTTCTATGTCTCCGTTCTCAGAAAGATGGGATGA
- the rpsG gene encoding 30S ribosomal protein S7 produces MRRRRAEIRQVPPDPVYGDVLVAKLINKVMWDGKKTTAQKIVYGAFDIIREKTKKDPLEVFRQAVENVKPVLEVRPRRVGGATYQVPIEVQEPRRTSLALRWIVEAARARKGRPMKEKLAEEIIAAYNNTGTAIKKKEDTHRMAEANRAFAHYRW; encoded by the coding sequence GTGCGTAGAAGGAGAGCTGAAATAAGACAGGTACCACCTGATCCGGTGTACGGAGATGTGCTTGTTGCAAAGTTGATAAATAAAGTGATGTGGGATGGCAAAAAAACAACCGCTCAGAAGATCGTCTACGGTGCTTTCGATATCATCAGAGAAAAGACAAAGAAAGATCCTCTTGAAGTTTTCAGGCAGGCTGTAGAAAATGTGAAGCCTGTTCTTGAAGTAAGACCGCGAAGGGTTGGTGGTGCAACTTACCAGGTTCCCATCGAAGTTCAGGAACCGAGGAGGACCTCTCTTGCTCTCAGATGGATAGTTGAAGCTGCAAGAGCCAGAAAAGGAAGGCCAATGAAAGAGAAGCTGGCCGAGGAGATCATAGCAGCATACAACAACACAGGTACGGCCATTAAGAAGAAGGAAGACACTCACAGAATGGCGGAAGCCAACAGGGCATTTGCTCATTACAGGTGGTGA
- the rpsL gene encoding 30S ribosomal protein S12 codes for MPTINQLIRYGRKPKKKKSKAPALQGNPQKRGVCIKVSTMTPKKPNSALRKIARVRLSNGIEVTAYIPGIGHNLQEHSVVLVRGGRVKDLPGVRYKIIRGALDAAGVEGRRQSRSKYGAKRPKDQKK; via the coding sequence ATGCCAACGATCAATCAATTAATCAGGTACGGCAGGAAACCGAAGAAGAAAAAGTCAAAAGCTCCTGCTCTTCAGGGAAACCCTCAAAAGAGGGGTGTGTGTATAAAAGTTTCTACGATGACACCGAAAAAACCGAACTCCGCTCTCAGAAAGATCGCAAGGGTGAGGCTTTCAAATGGAATAGAAGTCACTGCGTATATTCCTGGAATTGGTCACAACCTGCAGGAACACTCTGTTGTGCTCGTCAGAGGTGGTAGGGTCAAGGACCTACCTGGTGTCAGGTACAAGATCATCAGAGGGGCTCTGGACGCTGCAGGCGTCGAGGGAAGAAGACAGTCCAGAAGTAAGTACGGTGCGAAAAGACCCAAGGATCAGAAGAAGTGA
- the ybeY gene encoding rRNA maturation RNase YbeY: MIRILGEGKGSKLLENLKEKLEEIVKKEIGDVHVNVILVSEDEIKELNQQFRGQDLPTDVLTFPLMEEDVYGEIYVCPLIVEENAREFNNTFEKELLEVVIHGILHLAGYDHEFEDRNSKEMFEKQKKYVEEVWGEWRSNPSEDSDPGKR; the protein is encoded by the coding sequence ATGATAAGAATACTGGGTGAAGGTAAAGGATCGAAACTTCTCGAAAATTTGAAAGAAAAACTCGAAGAAATCGTAAAGAAAGAGATAGGAGACGTACATGTAAACGTGATTCTTGTGAGTGAAGATGAAATTAAGGAGCTCAACCAGCAGTTTCGAGGTCAGGATCTTCCCACAGACGTGCTCACCTTTCCCCTCATGGAAGAAGACGTCTATGGAGAAATTTACGTTTGTCCTCTGATCGTAGAAGAAAATGCGAGGGAGTTCAACAACACCTTCGAAAAGGAATTGCTGGAAGTGGTGATCCACGGGATACTTCACCTTGCAGGATACGATCACGAGTTCGAAGACAGAAACTCCAAAGAGATGTTCGAAAAACAGAAAAAATACGTTGAGGAGGTATGGGGTGAATGGAGATCAAACCCTTCAGAGGATTCAGACCCAGGGAAGAGATAG
- a CDS encoding PhoH family protein — MEVKPTVAVRRIRIPEDVAVLEIFGQYDKRARYLKKLFNVEFAVRDSEILIKGMDEKSVDAAHRVLDEIISITRDGHLLDWTEFEYLVERVSNSESVKEVFSNDSRGLIIGKKVKPKTLGQKKYLEAVEKNDVVFVIGPAGTGKTYLAVAVALDYLKMGKVNRIILTRPAVEAGEKLGYLPGDLSEKVEPYLRPLYDAIIDITSPDKFNSYRERGIIEIVPLAYMRGRTLNNSFIILDEAQNTTYQQMKMFLTRLGFNSKAVITGDITQVDIEKEKSGLIECQKILEGISGIEFVYLNESDVVRHPLVKKIIKAYEEYERSRKP; from the coding sequence GTGGAGGTGAAACCCACGGTTGCAGTTAGAAGAATAAGAATTCCAGAAGATGTGGCCGTTTTGGAGATATTCGGACAGTACGACAAGCGCGCGAGGTATCTGAAAAAACTCTTCAACGTGGAATTCGCGGTGAGAGACAGTGAGATTCTTATAAAAGGCATGGATGAGAAAAGTGTCGATGCAGCCCATCGGGTGCTCGATGAGATCATATCCATAACACGGGACGGTCACCTTCTGGACTGGACTGAGTTCGAGTATCTCGTGGAGAGAGTTTCGAACTCAGAAAGTGTGAAAGAAGTGTTCTCAAACGACAGCAGAGGATTGATCATCGGCAAGAAAGTGAAGCCGAAGACACTCGGCCAGAAGAAGTATCTGGAAGCAGTCGAAAAGAACGACGTGGTGTTCGTGATAGGTCCAGCCGGTACAGGAAAAACGTACCTGGCAGTGGCCGTTGCTTTAGACTATCTGAAAATGGGAAAGGTGAACAGAATCATCCTCACAAGACCAGCCGTTGAAGCCGGAGAGAAGCTTGGATACTTGCCGGGAGATCTGTCTGAAAAAGTGGAACCTTATCTCAGACCTCTTTACGACGCCATCATAGATATCACATCCCCGGACAAATTCAACAGCTACCGTGAAAGAGGCATCATAGAGATCGTACCGCTCGCTTACATGAGAGGAAGGACTTTGAATAACTCCTTTATCATTCTGGACGAAGCCCAGAACACCACATACCAGCAGATGAAGATGTTCCTCACCAGACTCGGATTCAATTCCAAGGCGGTCATAACGGGAGACATCACCCAGGTGGATATCGAGAAAGAAAAGTCCGGTCTCATAGAGTGTCAGAAAATTTTAGAAGGAATCTCTGGTATAGAATTCGTGTATCTGAACGAAAGCGATGTTGTGAGGCATCCTCTCGTGAAGAAGATCATAAAGGCCTACGAAGAGTACGAAAGGTCGAGGAAGCCATGA
- a CDS encoding zinc metallopeptidase, translating to MFFFFEPTFIILIPGIILALWAQARVQSAYNKYSRVRSSLGLTGYELAKRLLENAGIYNVKIEVVSGFLSDHYDPYRKVLRLSPQNFRGVSVASLGVVAHEVGHALQDVEKYPLLALRNLMVPAAVTGSQLAWIIFILGLFFQTPFLIRLGILLFSLVVLFTLITLPVEFNASRRAVKLLETTMLMPEYELKGVKEVLGAAALTYVASSLMAFLQLLRMIALAGLFGDRR from the coding sequence ATGTTCTTCTTTTTCGAGCCAACGTTCATCATTCTGATTCCCGGCATTATTCTGGCTCTCTGGGCGCAGGCACGGGTTCAGTCTGCCTATAACAAGTACTCACGGGTAAGGTCCTCTCTTGGACTCACAGGATATGAACTTGCAAAAAGACTCCTTGAGAACGCGGGAATCTACAACGTGAAGATAGAGGTCGTTTCCGGTTTCCTGTCTGACCATTACGACCCATACCGGAAGGTGCTCAGGCTCTCTCCACAGAATTTCAGAGGTGTTTCCGTTGCTTCACTCGGAGTTGTAGCCCACGAAGTGGGACATGCCCTTCAGGACGTAGAAAAATACCCGCTGCTTGCACTGAGAAATCTGATGGTACCAGCAGCCGTCACGGGTTCTCAGCTTGCTTGGATCATTTTCATTCTTGGTCTCTTTTTCCAGACACCGTTTTTGATAAGACTGGGAATTCTTTTGTTCTCCTTAGTGGTACTCTTCACTCTCATCACACTTCCTGTTGAGTTCAACGCCAGCAGGCGTGCTGTGAAGCTCCTTGAAACAACGATGTTGATGCCGGAGTACGAACTAAAGGGAGTGAAAGAAGTACTCGGTGCCGCGGCTCTCACTTACGTCGCGTCTTCACTGATGGCATTTCTCCAGCTTCTCAGAATGATAGCACTTGCTGGTCTGTTCGGTGATAGAAGATGA